A window from Chryseobacterium vaccae encodes these proteins:
- a CDS encoding LURP-one-related/scramblase family protein, which yields MVLKNLNYPLDFKFKITTLAGDFNITDKNGNYVAYVRQKMFKLKEDVIVFNDESKSKELFRIRANQWIDFNASYSLNDITENKNYGRLARKGMRSIWKASYDILDANDQPKFKVQEDSAWVRFWDGFVGEIPIIGMFTGYFLNPSYTVTGIDGKAYFKMKKMPSFFGRRFQLDRLIDIDDEDESLVILSLLMMVLLERSRG from the coding sequence ATGGTACTTAAAAATCTTAATTATCCGCTGGATTTCAAATTTAAAATCACAACACTAGCCGGCGATTTCAACATTACTGATAAAAACGGAAACTATGTAGCCTATGTTCGTCAGAAAATGTTCAAACTAAAAGAAGATGTTATTGTTTTCAATGATGAAAGCAAGTCTAAAGAGTTGTTCAGAATCAGAGCCAATCAATGGATCGATTTCAATGCATCATATTCCCTGAACGACATTACTGAAAACAAAAATTACGGAAGACTGGCCAGAAAAGGGATGCGTTCTATCTGGAAAGCAAGCTATGATATTCTTGATGCCAATGATCAGCCAAAATTCAAAGTACAGGAAGACAGTGCATGGGTAAGATTCTGGGATGGTTTCGTAGGTGAAATTCCAATCATCGGAATGTTTACCGGTTATTTCCTTAATCCTTCTTACACCGTAACCGGAATTGACGGGAAAGCCTATTTTAAAATGAAAAAAATGCCTTCATTCTTCGGAAGAAGATTTCAGCTGGACAGACTGATTGATATTGATGATGAAGACGAAAGTCTTGTGATCTTATCATTACTGATGATGGTTCTTCTGGAAAGATCAAGAGGCTAA
- the recR gene encoding recombination mediator RecR, which produces MDYPSKVLAKAVDEISGLPGIGRKTALRLALHLLKQPSSRAMSLGNSLINLVNEIKYCRECHNFSDFDVCEICDNEKRSSELICIVEDVRDVIAIENTGKFTGKYLILGGKISPMEGIGPSQLNIPSIERKLNEGKVKEFIFALSATMEGDTTAYYIYKKFKNFNVSFSSIARGISVGDELEYADEISLGRSIMNRLPYNEKD; this is translated from the coding sequence ATGGATTACCCTAGTAAAGTTTTGGCAAAGGCAGTAGATGAAATTTCGGGACTGCCCGGGATAGGACGGAAAACGGCTTTGCGACTCGCTCTTCATTTATTGAAACAGCCTAGCTCCAGGGCGATGAGCCTCGGAAACTCCTTAATTAATCTTGTTAATGAAATAAAATATTGTAGAGAATGTCATAATTTCTCAGATTTTGATGTGTGTGAAATATGTGATAACGAGAAGAGAAGCAGTGAGCTGATCTGTATTGTAGAAGATGTAAGAGATGTTATTGCTATTGAAAATACAGGAAAGTTTACGGGGAAATATCTGATTTTAGGCGGGAAAATATCACCAATGGAAGGAATAGGACCTTCCCAGCTGAATATCCCTAGTATTGAAAGAAAGCTGAATGAGGGAAAAGTCAAAGAATTCATCTTTGCACTGAGTGCTACGATGGAAGGAGATACAACAGCTTATTATATTTATAAAAAGTTTAAAAACTTCAATGTAAGTTTTTCCAGTATTGCCAGAGGAATTTCAGTAGGGGATGAGTTGGAATATGCCGATGAAATTTCTTTGGGAAGATCTATTATGAACAGGCTTCCGTATAACGAAAAAGATTAA
- a CDS encoding glycosyltransferase family 2 protein has protein sequence MNMKLSVIIVNYNVTRLLRSCLLSVQKYTDKETCEIIVIDNASTDSSWKDLVSEFPEVRFIASESNDGFAIANNKAIKTASGEYLLILNPDTELEGFYMQELLDFADSKPDFGGLGVRMHDAEGVFLPESKRSVPDMFNSFEKLFTNFKKNNSKSYYRNDINEYAVAEVEVVTGAFLLVKKDVYEKIGGLDEAYFMYGEDIDLCYTLLKHGYKNYYYGKASILHHKGESTVKDEVYLERFYGAMQIFIDKYYKSSKPVQYSFLKAGLKLRHKIERIKLK, from the coding sequence ATTAATATGAAGCTGTCAGTTATTATCGTTAATTATAATGTTACCCGGCTGCTCAGAAGCTGTCTCTTATCTGTTCAGAAATATACAGATAAGGAGACCTGTGAAATTATCGTTATTGACAATGCCTCTACGGACAGCTCGTGGAAAGATCTGGTCTCCGAATTTCCGGAAGTTCGTTTCATTGCCTCAGAATCTAATGACGGTTTTGCCATAGCCAATAATAAAGCCATTAAAACAGCATCCGGAGAATATCTTCTGATCTTAAACCCTGATACGGAACTGGAAGGTTTCTACATGCAGGAACTTCTGGATTTTGCCGATTCTAAGCCGGATTTTGGAGGACTTGGAGTCCGAATGCATGATGCGGAAGGTGTTTTTCTGCCTGAAAGCAAACGTTCTGTTCCTGATATGTTCAATTCTTTTGAAAAGCTGTTTACCAACTTTAAAAAGAACAATTCAAAGTCCTATTACAGGAATGATATTAATGAATATGCTGTAGCAGAAGTAGAGGTGGTTACAGGGGCATTTCTACTGGTGAAAAAAGACGTGTATGAGAAAATAGGAGGCTTAGACGAAGCCTATTTCATGTATGGTGAGGATATTGATCTTTGTTATACTTTATTGAAGCACGGCTATAAGAATTATTATTACGGAAAAGCTTCCATTCTTCATCATAAAGGAGAGAGTACGGTTAAAGATGAGGTGTACCTCGAAAGATTCTACGGAGCAATGCAGATTTTTATTGATAAGTATTATAAAAGCTCCAAACCGGTTCAGTATTCGTTTTTAAAGGCCGGGCTAAAACTGAGACATAAAATTGAAAGAATCAAGCTCAAATAA
- the secG gene encoding preprotein translocase subunit SecG encodes MDTIFTLLMVLVMIASVLLVIVVMAQNPKGGGLSSTFGGASSAQFGVQRTNDFMEKATWTLGGIIIVLILISVVVTGKPSTTAPAQQPVKKEAPAKQQSAPASTTTPAQTPVAPAK; translated from the coding sequence ATGGATACTATATTTACACTATTGATGGTTCTTGTTATGATTGCCAGCGTTTTATTGGTAATTGTTGTTATGGCTCAAAATCCAAAAGGTGGAGGCCTTTCCAGTACTTTCGGAGGTGCATCTTCTGCACAGTTTGGAGTACAGAGAACCAATGATTTCATGGAAAAAGCAACATGGACGTTAGGAGGAATAATTATTGTTCTTATCCTTATCAGTGTTGTGGTTACCGGAAAACCATCAACAACAGCTCCGGCACAACAGCCTGTGAAAAAAGAGGCTCCGGCAAAGCAACAGTCTGCTCCGGCTTCTACTACAACTCCGGCTCAAACCCCGGTAGCTCCGGCAAAATAA
- a CDS encoding M16 family metallopeptidase: MKKQLTYIAAAFLFAGMLSAQKIDLNAMPKPGPTPAINIAKPKTFQMSNGLTVMVVENNKLPRVSASLSMDRPPYYEGNVTGVSEIMAEQLENGTKNLSKDEFNKKVDFLGAQINFSSAGASAGSLSKYFPEVLGLMADAIVNPNFSAEEIKDSKDRTIEGLKADEKNAPSIASRVSNALMYGKNTSRGEFETVESINKIQLSDVQNVYSKYYTPDNAYLVIVGDVKFDQIKPLVEKAFAGWKKAGTKFAALEPASNVAKTEVNVVDVPSAVQSVVSVGNLNTLKMKDPNYFAATIANYILGGGAEARLFMNLREKNGFTYGAYSSMSASKYTPVFSAEASVRNEVTDKAVKEFMTELNGITTIKPQELENAKAKLKGSFIMALEKPETIARFALNQKVQDLPADFYSNYLKSIDKVTVADVSAAAKATILPNQSRIFIAGKAADISEGLEKLGYPVKYFDREANPIAKPAVQKADANVTAASVADKYINAIGGLAAVQKVTSISSDATTKIQGMDMSMKLIQAKGGKMLMELKMAGNTLQKIVFDGKDGYQQAQGQKVPLSDKEKAEMADPELFPELTFAKSADIKVAGIEKYNNEDSYVVKGPKDTYYYSVKTGLKTGEIKVSEGGSIPTSYNNYKDVSGVKLPFTIIQNMGGMDVDLTVQAYQLNQAKDSDFK, from the coding sequence ATGAAAAAGCAATTAACATATATAGCGGCAGCATTTTTATTCGCAGGAATGCTTTCTGCACAAAAAATAGACCTTAACGCAATGCCAAAGCCGGGACCAACTCCTGCCATCAACATTGCCAAGCCAAAAACATTCCAGATGAGCAACGGGCTTACTGTAATGGTGGTAGAAAACAACAAGCTGCCGAGAGTAAGCGCAAGCCTTTCCATGGACAGACCTCCATATTATGAAGGAAATGTAACCGGAGTAAGCGAGATCATGGCGGAGCAGCTTGAAAACGGAACTAAAAACTTAAGCAAAGACGAATTCAATAAAAAGGTAGACTTTTTAGGAGCCCAAATTAATTTCTCATCAGCAGGTGCGTCTGCAGGCTCATTATCAAAGTATTTCCCTGAAGTTTTAGGACTGATGGCTGATGCTATTGTCAATCCGAACTTTTCTGCAGAGGAAATCAAAGATTCCAAAGACAGAACAATTGAAGGTTTAAAGGCAGACGAGAAAAATGCTCCTTCTATTGCGTCAAGAGTTTCCAACGCATTGATGTACGGAAAAAATACTTCAAGAGGAGAATTTGAAACCGTTGAATCAATCAATAAAATTCAACTTTCTGATGTACAGAATGTTTATAGCAAATATTATACACCGGACAATGCTTACCTTGTGATTGTAGGGGACGTGAAGTTTGACCAGATAAAGCCTTTGGTTGAAAAAGCTTTTGCAGGCTGGAAAAAAGCAGGTACTAAGTTTGCTGCTTTAGAACCCGCTTCTAACGTGGCAAAGACAGAGGTTAATGTAGTGGATGTTCCTTCTGCGGTACAATCTGTAGTATCTGTAGGGAATCTCAATACTTTAAAAATGAAAGACCCTAACTATTTTGCGGCTACTATTGCCAATTATATTTTGGGAGGCGGTGCTGAAGCCAGACTTTTCATGAACCTTCGTGAGAAGAACGGATTCACTTACGGAGCTTACTCCAGCATGAGCGCCAGCAAATATACTCCGGTATTTTCTGCTGAAGCCAGTGTAAGAAATGAGGTTACTGATAAAGCTGTTAAGGAATTTATGACTGAACTTAACGGAATTACCACAATAAAACCTCAGGAATTAGAAAATGCAAAGGCTAAACTGAAAGGATCTTTCATCATGGCTCTTGAAAAACCTGAAACAATCGCAAGATTTGCTTTAAACCAGAAAGTACAGGACCTTCCGGCAGATTTCTACTCCAATTACCTGAAATCTATTGATAAAGTAACGGTTGCTGATGTTTCTGCTGCTGCTAAAGCTACAATCCTTCCTAACCAGAGCAGAATTTTCATCGCTGGAAAAGCCGCTGATATTTCTGAAGGACTGGAAAAACTGGGCTATCCGGTAAAATATTTCGACAGAGAAGCGAATCCAATTGCAAAACCTGCTGTACAAAAGGCTGACGCCAATGTTACTGCTGCTTCTGTAGCGGATAAATACATCAATGCAATTGGTGGTCTGGCGGCTGTACAGAAAGTAACGTCTATTTCTTCGGATGCTACTACTAAAATCCAGGGAATGGATATGAGCATGAAACTGATTCAGGCCAAAGGTGGTAAAATGCTTATGGAACTGAAAATGGCAGGAAATACCCTTCAGAAGATTGTTTTTGACGGTAAAGACGGTTATCAGCAGGCACAGGGACAAAAAGTACCTTTAAGCGACAAGGAAAAGGCTGAAATGGCAGATCCTGAACTTTTTCCTGAGCTTACTTTCGCAAAATCAGCGGATATTAAAGTGGCAGGAATCGAAAAGTACAACAATGAAGATTCATATGTGGTAAAAGGGCCTAAAGACACTTATTACTACAGTGTAAAGACGGGCCTTAAAACCGGAGAAATCAAAGTATCTGAAGGAGGTTCTATTCCTACAAGCTACAACAACTACAAAGATGTTTCAGGAGTTAAACTTCCGTTTACCATCATTCAGAATATGGGCGGAATGGATGTAGATCTGACTGTACAGGCTTACCAGCTGAACCAGGCTAAAGATTCAGATTTTAAATAA
- a CDS encoding M16 family metallopeptidase — translation MKKRLLSVAAASFFGMMLNAQQIKFEEYDLPNGLHVILHQDNSAPVVTTGVMYHVGAKDEATKRTGFAHFFEHLLFEGTPNIKRGEWMKIVSSNGGQNNANTSNDRTYYYETFPSNNEQLGLWMEAERMRHAVINQIGVDTQREVVKEEKRLSMDNRPYGNLFTAILNNMFTNSQYHWSTIGSMEDLNAAKLEEFQNFYKKYYIPNNATLVVAGDIKSEQTKKWIQEYYGGIPKGAAITRTYTKDAPITQEKVVTYTDANIQLPAYIYGYRTPANTERDSKILDMLSAYLSGGKSSVLYKKLVDQDKKALQVSANPLAFEKDGVFAFFAIPMGPTPEADLRKVIDEEIKKVQTTLISEEDYQKLQNQFENQFVNANSSIQGIAVSLATNHVLMGDTNLINKEIDIYRSITRQDLQNAAKKYLNPNQRVIINYLPEKK, via the coding sequence ATGAAAAAACGACTTCTTTCTGTTGCAGCTGCATCTTTTTTCGGAATGATGCTGAATGCACAGCAAATTAAATTCGAAGAGTATGACCTGCCAAACGGCCTTCATGTAATCCTTCATCAGGATAATTCTGCACCGGTAGTTACTACAGGAGTAATGTATCATGTAGGGGCCAAAGACGAGGCTACAAAAAGAACAGGCTTCGCACACTTCTTTGAACACCTTTTATTTGAAGGAACTCCTAATATAAAAAGAGGCGAATGGATGAAAATTGTTTCTTCTAACGGAGGACAGAACAACGCCAACACCAGCAACGACAGAACTTATTATTACGAGACTTTCCCTTCCAACAACGAGCAGCTAGGACTGTGGATGGAAGCAGAAAGAATGCGCCATGCTGTAATCAACCAGATCGGGGTGGATACTCAGAGAGAAGTTGTAAAGGAAGAAAAAAGACTGAGTATGGATAACAGACCGTACGGAAATCTTTTCACCGCTATTCTTAACAATATGTTTACCAACAGCCAGTACCACTGGTCTACGATTGGTTCTATGGAAGATCTTAATGCTGCCAAGCTGGAAGAATTCCAGAATTTCTACAAAAAATATTATATCCCGAATAACGCAACTTTAGTAGTAGCGGGAGATATTAAATCTGAACAGACTAAAAAATGGATTCAGGAATATTACGGAGGAATTCCGAAAGGAGCGGCTATTACAAGAACTTATACTAAAGATGCTCCTATTACTCAGGAAAAAGTGGTAACCTATACGGATGCCAATATTCAGCTTCCTGCTTATATTTACGGATACAGAACGCCTGCTAATACCGAAAGAGACTCCAAAATACTGGACATGCTTTCTGCTTACCTGAGCGGTGGAAAATCTTCAGTATTATACAAAAAACTGGTAGATCAGGATAAGAAAGCTTTACAGGTTTCCGCTAACCCGCTTGCTTTTGAAAAAGACGGAGTTTTTGCATTTTTTGCGATCCCGATGGGGCCTACACCTGAAGCGGATCTGAGAAAAGTAATTGATGAAGAAATTAAAAAAGTTCAGACTACTTTAATTTCCGAAGAAGATTATCAGAAACTTCAGAATCAGTTCGAAAATCAGTTTGTAAACGCTAACTCAAGTATTCAGGGAATTGCTGTTTCACTAGCAACCAACCACGTACTGATGGGAGATACCAACCTTATCAATAAGGAAATCGACATTTACAGATCCATCACCAGACAAGATCTGCAAAATGCTGCTAAAAAGTATCTGAATCCTAACCAAAGAGTGATCATTAACTACCTTCCTGAGAAAAAGTAA
- a CDS encoding thrombospondin type 3 repeat-containing protein, whose product MKIYSVIWFVLFSILINAQEITDKEAFNRCLKGFSRKTCLSDEDKDGILFYLDKCPKEAGPVENSGCLLPDQDKDGVLDQDDECPANPGPAENNGCPWMDTDKDGVQDKDDACPDVFGAADNLGCPRPKKDCKKVYEREKTQYKEDLKQVEKMDFNLLFTIILEDEDFKTFFIPKRKFIFLRKIITGPSAECGNDPYYDCPHFEKIIGADVFNKLWSPENFNRFRKKTGSSTIIPVPTLQRGDGIFFGLENDENNYFVNNGITPFYKGKVNDNGRIQNIYYISPQKPVEDLFITRKDEKFIDIESVSFGIAMYPRYDTEGHMGFMIQLSFSDSEGASRNAPAKFYQFKERKWVQIKGLE is encoded by the coding sequence ATGAAAATTTACTCTGTTATATGGTTTGTCTTGTTCAGTATATTGATAAATGCACAGGAAATTACAGATAAAGAAGCCTTCAATAGGTGCCTGAAGGGATTTAGCAGGAAAACCTGTCTTTCTGATGAAGATAAGGATGGAATTCTTTTTTATCTGGATAAATGCCCTAAAGAAGCTGGGCCTGTAGAAAATAGCGGCTGCCTGCTGCCGGATCAGGACAAAGACGGAGTTTTGGATCAGGATGATGAATGTCCGGCAAATCCAGGGCCGGCAGAAAATAATGGATGCCCATGGATGGATACGGATAAGGACGGAGTTCAGGATAAAGATGATGCCTGCCCGGATGTATTTGGTGCAGCAGATAATCTTGGCTGTCCTCGACCCAAAAAAGATTGCAAAAAAGTATATGAAAGAGAGAAAACCCAATATAAAGAAGACCTGAAACAGGTTGAGAAAATGGATTTCAATCTACTTTTTACCATTATTTTAGAAGATGAGGATTTTAAAACATTCTTTATACCCAAAAGGAAATTTATTTTCCTGAGAAAAATAATTACAGGACCTTCTGCGGAATGTGGAAATGACCCTTATTATGATTGTCCGCATTTTGAAAAGATCATTGGGGCAGATGTTTTCAATAAATTGTGGAGCCCTGAAAATTTTAACAGATTCAGAAAAAAGACAGGTAGCAGTACCATCATTCCTGTACCGACTTTACAAAGAGGTGACGGAATTTTTTTCGGCCTGGAAAATGATGAAAATAATTACTTTGTAAATAATGGCATCACTCCGTTTTACAAAGGAAAAGTGAATGATAACGGAAGAATACAAAATATTTATTACATCTCCCCTCAAAAGCCTGTTGAAGATCTATTCATTACCAGAAAGGATGAGAAATTTATAGATATTGAGAGTGTGAGTTTCGGGATTGCAATGTATCCGAGGTACGACACTGAAGGTCATATGGGTTTTATGATCCAGCTGAGCTTTTCAGATTCTGAAGGAGCTTCCCGTAATGCACCGGCAAAATTCTATCAATTCAAAGAAAGAAAATGGGTTCAGATAAAAGGTCTTGAATAA
- a CDS encoding ATP-dependent helicase, which translates to MDYLKGLNESQYEAVTSLQGPLMVLAGAGSGKTRVLTMRIAHLINNGVDPFNILALTFTNKAAREMKDRIAKVVGTSNARSLWMGTFHSVFARILRIEAHYLGYPSNFTIYDQQDALNVIKKVLKDMNIDADLYKPKKVQARISTYKNNLITVKAYFNNPELMEADEKANMKFIGQIYQRYVDACFKNGSMDFDDLLLKTNELLTRFPEVLAKYQDRFRYIMVDEYQDTNHSQYLIVKALASKFENICVVGDDAQSIYSFRGANIYNILNFKKDYPDAITVSLEQNYRSTQTIVNAANVVIAKNLQQFKKNVFSDNEEGDKIKVYRSLSDADEANFVAGNIWELRNRDQRKYSDFAILYRTNSQTRAFEDALRRKNIPYKVYGGLSFYQRKEVKDLIAYLRLLINENDSEALTRIINYPARGIGETTQNKLIVFADAQNVSISKVLDNLPMYAPQLGLNNGVLNKLNDFWSMIKAFQVLLKTETAYSVAMEVAKRSGLIKFLKDDQTPEGISRVENVQELMNSMQGFIEEQMQLEDGDPSLSNFLENIALSADTQDKELEDDMVSLMTIHLSKGLEFPVVHLVGLEENLFPSFMSSATREDLEEERRLFYVALTRAEKQVFFSYAISRFQWGKITDAEPSRFLSEVDEEYIEFINPAMEKRFINNAGLKSNIFDEYPSEQRSFRKVEKKTIDRGDTSQPAPEVKKLKPVSTARIINPSGASSQDIEVGDKVRHDRFGIGEVTFLDGTDPQNIKAKVVFMHEGEKNLILKYAKLTKI; encoded by the coding sequence ATGGATTATCTGAAAGGACTCAATGAATCACAATATGAAGCCGTTACCTCTTTACAGGGACCTCTGATGGTACTTGCGGGAGCGGGCTCCGGAAAAACACGTGTACTTACGATGCGTATTGCCCACCTGATTAATAACGGAGTAGACCCTTTCAATATCCTGGCTCTAACCTTTACCAATAAAGCGGCCCGCGAAATGAAAGACCGTATTGCCAAGGTAGTAGGGACCAGCAATGCAAGAAGTTTATGGATGGGAACCTTTCACTCAGTTTTTGCAAGAATCCTGAGAATTGAAGCCCACTATCTGGGATACCCTTCCAATTTTACAATCTATGACCAGCAGGATGCCCTGAATGTGATCAAGAAAGTATTGAAAGACATGAATATCGATGCCGATCTTTATAAACCTAAAAAAGTTCAGGCGAGAATTTCGACGTATAAAAACAACCTGATCACGGTAAAGGCCTATTTCAACAATCCGGAACTGATGGAAGCAGATGAAAAAGCCAATATGAAATTTATCGGGCAGATCTATCAGAGATATGTGGATGCTTGTTTCAAAAATGGGTCCATGGATTTTGACGACCTTCTGCTAAAAACTAATGAACTTTTGACCCGTTTTCCGGAAGTACTGGCTAAATATCAGGACAGATTCAGATATATCATGGTGGATGAGTACCAGGATACCAACCATTCACAGTACCTTATTGTAAAAGCACTGGCTTCAAAATTTGAAAATATCTGTGTGGTAGGGGATGATGCCCAGTCGATTTATTCTTTCCGAGGAGCAAATATCTATAATATCCTCAACTTTAAAAAAGATTATCCTGACGCCATTACTGTTTCACTGGAACAGAATTACCGTTCAACACAAACGATTGTGAATGCTGCCAATGTTGTGATCGCAAAAAACCTTCAGCAGTTCAAAAAGAATGTATTCAGTGATAATGAAGAAGGGGATAAAATCAAAGTATACCGTTCCCTTTCCGATGCGGATGAAGCTAATTTCGTAGCTGGAAATATTTGGGAACTGCGTAACCGCGACCAGAGAAAATACAGTGATTTTGCCATTTTATACAGAACCAACTCTCAGACCAGAGCGTTTGAAGATGCATTAAGACGTAAAAATATTCCATACAAAGTATATGGAGGACTTTCCTTCTATCAAAGAAAAGAAGTAAAAGACCTTATTGCTTATCTCAGACTTCTGATCAATGAAAATGATTCTGAAGCGCTGACAAGAATCATCAATTACCCTGCAAGAGGAATCGGAGAAACTACACAGAATAAGCTGATTGTTTTTGCAGATGCCCAAAATGTTTCCATTTCAAAAGTTTTGGATAATCTTCCGATGTATGCTCCGCAATTAGGCTTGAATAATGGAGTTTTAAATAAGCTAAATGATTTCTGGTCGATGATCAAAGCATTTCAGGTACTGCTGAAAACTGAAACGGCTTACAGCGTAGCGATGGAAGTGGCAAAACGAAGCGGACTGATCAAGTTTTTAAAAGATGATCAGACCCCCGAAGGAATTTCCCGTGTAGAAAACGTACAGGAATTAATGAACTCCATGCAGGGATTCATTGAAGAGCAGATGCAGTTGGAAGACGGAGACCCAAGCCTTTCCAACTTCCTTGAAAACATTGCCCTTTCTGCCGATACTCAGGATAAAGAACTGGAAGATGATATGGTCTCTTTGATGACAATCCACCTTTCAAAAGGTCTCGAATTCCCGGTAGTTCACCTGGTTGGACTTGAAGAAAATCTTTTCCCGAGCTTTATGAGTTCTGCAACCCGCGAAGACCTGGAAGAAGAAAGACGTCTGTTTTATGTGGCACTGACCAGAGCAGAGAAACAGGTGTTCTTTTCATATGCCATTTCCCGGTTCCAATGGGGAAAAATTACAGATGCCGAGCCTTCACGATTCTTAAGCGAGGTAGATGAAGAATATATTGAATTCATCAATCCGGCCATGGAAAAAAGATTCATCAATAACGCCGGGCTTAAATCCAATATTTTTGATGAGTATCCTTCTGAACAGCGTTCTTTCAGAAAAGTAGAAAAGAAAACGATTGATAGGGGAGATACTTCACAACCAGCTCCTGAAGTAAAAAAACTGAAACCAGTAAGTACAGCCAGAATTATCAATCCAAGCGGGGCCTCTTCCCAGGATATTGAAGTAGGCGATAAAGTAAGACATGACCGCTTTGGAATCGGAGAAGTGACTTTCCTGGATGGAACAGATCCTCAGAACATCAAAGCCAAAGTTGTTTTTATGCATGAAGGTGAGAAAAACCTGATTCTGAAATACGCTAAGCTTACGAAAATATAG